The following proteins come from a genomic window of Pseudomonas hygromyciniae:
- the rimO gene encoding 30S ribosomal protein S12 methylthiotransferase RimO gives MSTTIAKANPKVGFVSLGCPKALVDSERILTQLRMEGYDVVSTYQDADVVVVNTCGFIDSAKAESLEVIGEAIKENGKVIVTGCMGVEEGNIRNVHPSVLAVTGPQQYEQVVNAVHDVVPPRQDHNPLIDLVPPQGIKLTPRHYAYLKISEGCNHSCSFCIIPSMRGKLVSRPVGDVLDEAQRLVKSGVKELLVISQDTSAYGVDVKYRTGFWNGAPVKTRMTELCEALSSLGVWVRLHYVYPYPHVDELIPLMAAGKILPYLDIPFQHASPKVLKAMKRPAFEDKTLARIKNWRQICPELIIRSTFIVGFPGETEEDFQYLLDWLTEAQLDRVGCFQYSPVEGAPANLLDLAVVPDDVKQDRWERFMAHQQAISSARLQLRIGKEIEVLIDEVDEQGAVGRCFFDAPEIDGNVFIDDASGLKPGDKVWCTVTDADEYDLWAQKRD, from the coding sequence ATGTCCACCACCATCGCAAAAGCCAACCCCAAGGTTGGCTTTGTTTCCCTGGGTTGCCCGAAGGCTCTGGTCGACTCCGAGCGCATCCTCACGCAACTGCGCATGGAAGGCTACGACGTCGTGTCCACCTACCAGGACGCCGACGTGGTGGTGGTCAACACCTGTGGCTTCATTGACTCGGCCAAGGCCGAGTCCCTGGAAGTGATCGGCGAAGCCATCAAGGAAAACGGCAAGGTCATCGTTACCGGCTGCATGGGTGTGGAGGAAGGCAATATCCGCAACGTGCACCCAAGCGTATTGGCCGTGACCGGACCGCAGCAGTACGAGCAGGTGGTCAACGCCGTGCACGATGTGGTGCCGCCGCGCCAGGACCACAACCCACTGATCGACCTGGTGCCGCCACAAGGCATCAAGCTGACCCCGCGCCATTATGCGTACCTGAAGATTTCCGAAGGCTGCAACCACAGCTGCAGCTTCTGCATCATCCCATCGATGCGCGGCAAGCTGGTCAGCCGCCCGGTGGGCGATGTATTGGACGAAGCCCAGCGCCTGGTCAAGTCTGGCGTCAAAGAGCTGCTGGTGATCTCCCAGGACACCAGCGCCTACGGCGTCGACGTGAAATACCGCACCGGGTTCTGGAACGGCGCGCCGGTGAAAACCCGCATGACCGAATTGTGCGAAGCCTTGAGCAGCCTGGGTGTGTGGGTGCGCCTGCACTACGTCTATCCATACCCGCACGTCGACGAGTTGATCCCGCTGATGGCCGCCGGCAAGATCCTGCCGTACCTGGACATCCCGTTCCAACACGCCAGCCCGAAAGTGCTCAAGGCCATGAAACGCCCGGCCTTTGAAGACAAGACCCTGGCGCGGATCAAGAACTGGCGCCAGATCTGCCCAGAGCTGATCATCCGTTCGACCTTTATCGTCGGCTTCCCCGGCGAAACCGAAGAAGACTTCCAGTACCTGCTGGATTGGCTGACCGAAGCCCAGCTCGATCGCGTCGGCTGCTTCCAGTACTCGCCAGTGGAAGGTGCGCCAGCCAACCTGCTGGACCTGGCCGTGGTGCCGGATGACGTCAAGCAGGACCGTTGGGAGCGTTTCATGGCCCATCAGCAGGCCATCAGCTCGGCACGCCTGCAACTGCGCATCGGCAAGGAAATCGAAGTACTGATCGACGAAGTGGACGAGCAAGGCGCGGTCGGCCGTTGCTTCTTCGACGCTCCGGAAATCGACGGTAACGTATTTATCGACGACGCCAGCGGTCTCAAGCCAGGCGACAAGGTGTGGTGCACGGTCACCGACGCCGACGAGTACGATCTCTGGGCGCAAAAACGCGACTAA
- a CDS encoding GNAT family N-acetyltransferase — translation MGQHSVIHTPKPSDYQELTRIWEDSVRATHDFLPQSYIECLRHLVLTRYLDAVMLICTKDARQRITGFAGVAAGKVEMLFIDPQYRGQGLGRQLLHYAVASMNADELDVNEQNPQALGFYIKQGFEVIGRTEHDGMGQPYPLLHMRLKQAQQTRSG, via the coding sequence ATGGGCCAGCACTCGGTTATTCACACGCCTAAACCCAGCGATTATCAGGAGCTGACCCGGATCTGGGAGGACTCGGTGCGGGCCACCCATGACTTCCTGCCGCAAAGCTACATCGAGTGCCTGCGACACCTGGTGCTGACGCGTTACCTCGATGCGGTGATGCTGATCTGTACCAAGGACGCGCGCCAACGGATCACCGGGTTTGCCGGCGTCGCCGCAGGCAAGGTCGAGATGCTGTTCATCGACCCGCAATACCGGGGCCAGGGCCTGGGGCGGCAATTGCTGCACTATGCCGTTGCGTCGATGAATGCCGATGAACTGGACGTCAACGAACAGAACCCACAGGCCCTGGGCTTCTATATCAAGCAAGGTTTTGAAGTGATTGGGCGCACCGAGCATGACGGCATGGGCCAGCCCTATCCCTTGCTGCACATGCGCCTGAAACAGGCCCAACAAACACGCAGCGGCTGA
- a CDS encoding rRNA pseudouridine synthase: protein MTDPIRLSKRLIELVGCSRREAELFIEGGWVSVDGEVIDEPQFKVTTQKVELDPEAKATVPEPVTILFHAPAGVDVDSAMQSLSAETLSEEHRFSKRPLKGHFLRLTASADLQAKASGLLVFTQDWKILRKLTADAAKIEQEYVVEVAGDVAEHGLNRLAHGLMYKGKELPAVKASWQNENRLRFALKNPQPGIIALFCEAIGLKVVAIRRIRIGGVSIGKVPVGQWRYMSGKEKF from the coding sequence ATGACTGACCCCATACGCCTCTCCAAACGCCTCATCGAACTGGTCGGTTGCTCCCGTCGGGAGGCCGAACTGTTCATCGAAGGCGGCTGGGTCTCGGTGGATGGCGAAGTGATCGACGAGCCGCAGTTCAAGGTCACGACACAAAAAGTCGAACTTGATCCCGAGGCCAAGGCCACGGTTCCTGAGCCGGTGACTATCCTGTTTCATGCACCGGCCGGCGTAGACGTCGACAGTGCGATGCAGTCCCTGAGCGCCGAGACCCTGTCCGAAGAGCACCGCTTCAGCAAGCGCCCGCTCAAAGGCCACTTCCTGCGCCTGACCGCCAGCGCCGATCTGCAAGCCAAGGCCAGCGGCCTGCTGGTGTTTACCCAGGACTGGAAGATCCTGCGCAAGCTGACGGCCGACGCCGCCAAGATCGAGCAGGAGTATGTGGTTGAGGTCGCAGGCGACGTGGCAGAGCACGGCCTGAACCGCCTCGCCCACGGCCTGATGTACAAAGGCAAGGAATTGCCGGCGGTCAAAGCCAGCTGGCAGAACGAGAACCGCCTGCGCTTTGCCCTGAAAAACCCGCAGCCCGGCATCATCGCCCTGTTCTGCGAAGCCATTGGCCTGAAGGTTGTGGCCATTCGCCGGATCCGCATTGGCGGCGTGTCCATCGGCAAGGTGCCGGTTGGCCAGTGGCGCTACATGTCCGGCAAAGAAAAGTTCTAA
- a CDS encoding DUF1456 family protein: MIHNDVLRSVRYMLDISDNKMVEIIKIGGMEVSKEDLLTYLKKDEEEGFVFCPDEVMAHFLDGLVIFKRGKDESRPPQPIETPVTNNIILKKLRVAFELKEDDMHAILKAAEFPVSKPELSALFRKFGHTNYRPCGDQLLRNFLKGLTLRVRA, translated from the coding sequence ATGATTCACAACGACGTACTGCGCAGCGTGCGCTACATGCTCGACATCAGCGACAACAAGATGGTCGAGATCATCAAGATCGGCGGCATGGAAGTGTCCAAGGAAGACCTGCTGACCTACCTCAAGAAGGACGAGGAAGAAGGCTTCGTGTTCTGCCCCGACGAGGTCATGGCGCACTTCCTCGATGGCCTGGTGATCTTCAAGCGCGGCAAGGACGAAAGCCGTCCACCGCAGCCGATCGAAACCCCGGTGACCAACAACATCATCCTCAAGAAGCTGCGCGTGGCCTTCGAACTCAAGGAAGACGACATGCACGCCATCCTCAAGGCGGCCGAGTTCCCGGTGTCCAAGCCAGAGCTGAGCGCGCTGTTCCGCAAGTTCGGCCACACCAACTATCGCCCGTGTGGCGACCAGTTGCTGCGTAACTTCCTCAAGGGCCTGACCCTGCGGGTTCGCGCGTAA
- the tsaA gene encoding tRNA (N6-threonylcarbamoyladenosine(37)-N6)-methyltransferase TrmO, with the protein MSYNVSPVGFVRSCFKEKFAIPRQPQLAPAARGVLELVAPFDQGEAVQGLEQVSHVWLLFLFHQALEDKPRLKVRPPRLGGNTSMGVFATRATHRPNGIGQSVVKLDKVEPGRLWISGIDLLDGTPVLDIKPYVPYADIVDTATNSIASSAPQLIPVQWLKTALHQAQGHAQRLGEPLVELIEQCLAQDPRPAYQTPGPEREYGVRFWDVDVRWHYPEAGMICVLEVVAAQ; encoded by the coding sequence ATGAGTTACAACGTCTCGCCCGTGGGCTTTGTGCGCTCCTGCTTCAAGGAGAAGTTCGCCATCCCGCGCCAGCCACAACTGGCGCCCGCCGCACGGGGCGTGTTGGAGCTGGTGGCACCGTTCGACCAGGGTGAGGCGGTGCAAGGCCTGGAGCAGGTCAGCCATGTGTGGCTGCTGTTCCTGTTTCATCAGGCCCTGGAAGACAAGCCGCGCTTGAAAGTGCGCCCACCGCGCCTGGGCGGCAATACATCCATGGGTGTCTTTGCAACCCGCGCGACCCATCGCCCCAATGGGATCGGCCAGTCGGTAGTAAAACTGGACAAGGTGGAGCCAGGCCGGCTATGGATTTCCGGGATTGATCTGCTCGATGGCACGCCGGTATTGGATATCAAACCGTATGTGCCCTATGCCGACATCGTCGACACGGCTACCAACAGCATCGCCAGCAGCGCGCCGCAACTGATTCCCGTGCAGTGGCTGAAGACTGCCCTGCACCAGGCGCAAGGCCACGCCCAGCGCCTGGGCGAGCCGTTGGTGGAGCTGATTGAGCAATGCCTGGCGCAGGATCCGCGGCCGGCCTATCAGACGCCCGGGCCAGAGCGCGAATACGGCGTGCGGTTCTGGGATGTGGATGTGCGCTGGCACTATCCCGAGGCGGGGATGATTTGTGTGCTTGAAGTGGTTGCCGCGCAGTAA
- the fpr gene encoding ferredoxin-NADP reductase, translating into MSNMNHERVLSVHHWNDTLFSFKCTRDPGLRFENGQFVMIGLQQPNGRPLMRAYSIASPNWEEHLEFFSIKVPDGPLTSQLQHLKEGDEIIISKKPTGTLVLDDLKPGKHLYLLSTGTGLAPFMSVIQDPETYERFEKVILCHGVRYVNEVAYREFITEHLPQNEFFGEALREKLIYYPTVTREPFENEGRLTDLMRSGKLFSDIGLPPINPEDDRAMLCGSPSMLDETSEVLNSFGLKVSPRMREPGDYLIERAFVEK; encoded by the coding sequence ATGAGCAACATGAACCACGAGCGTGTCCTCAGTGTTCATCACTGGAACGACACTCTGTTCAGCTTCAAGTGCACCCGCGACCCGGGCCTGCGCTTCGAGAACGGTCAGTTCGTGATGATCGGCCTGCAACAGCCTAACGGCCGCCCGCTCATGCGCGCTTACTCCATCGCCAGCCCGAACTGGGAAGAGCATCTGGAGTTCTTCAGCATCAAGGTCCCGGATGGCCCGCTGACTTCCCAATTGCAGCATTTGAAGGAAGGCGACGAGATCATCATCAGCAAAAAACCGACTGGCACCCTGGTGCTGGACGATTTGAAGCCGGGCAAGCACCTGTACCTGCTCAGCACCGGTACTGGCCTCGCCCCATTCATGAGCGTGATCCAGGACCCGGAAACCTACGAGCGCTTTGAAAAAGTGATCCTGTGCCACGGCGTGCGTTACGTCAACGAAGTCGCCTATCGCGAATTCATCACCGAGCACCTGCCGCAGAACGAGTTCTTCGGCGAGGCGCTGCGTGAAAAGTTGATCTACTACCCGACCGTGACCCGCGAGCCCTTCGAAAACGAAGGCCGCCTGACCGACCTGATGCGCAGCGGTAAGCTGTTCAGCGATATCGGTCTGCCGCCGATCAACCCCGAAGACGACCGCGCCATGCTGTGCGGTAGCCCAAGCATGTTGGATGAGACCAGCGAAGTGCTGAACAGCTTCGGTCTGAAGGTTTCGCCACGGATGCGTGAGCCGGGTGACTACCTGATCGAACGCGCCTTCGTCGAGAAGTGA
- a CDS encoding LysR family transcriptional regulator gives MRFTLRQLQVFVAVAQQESVSRAAGLLALSQSAASTSITELERQSSCQLFDRAGKRLSLNALGHQLLPQAVALLDQAKEIEDLLNGKSGFGSLAVGATLTIGNYLATLLIGSFMQQHPESQVKLHVQNTAHIVHQVAHYEIDLGLIEGDCSHPDIEVQTWVEDELVVFCAPQHPLAQRGQATMEQLTHEAWILREQGSGTRLTFDQAMRHHRSALNIRLELEHTEAIKRAVESGLGIGCISRLALRDAFRRGSLVPVETPDLDLARQFYFIWHKQKYQTSAMREFLELCRAFTAGVQRSDEIVLPNIA, from the coding sequence ATGCGATTTACTCTCCGTCAACTGCAAGTCTTCGTCGCCGTCGCCCAGCAGGAAAGTGTGTCACGCGCTGCTGGCCTTCTGGCCTTATCTCAATCCGCCGCCAGCACCTCGATCACCGAGCTGGAGCGCCAATCCAGCTGTCAATTATTCGACCGCGCCGGTAAACGCCTGAGCCTCAACGCCCTCGGCCATCAACTGCTACCCCAGGCGGTGGCGCTACTGGACCAGGCCAAGGAGATCGAAGACCTGCTCAACGGCAAGTCCGGCTTCGGTTCCCTGGCGGTCGGCGCCACCCTGACCATCGGCAATTACCTGGCCACCCTGCTGATCGGCAGTTTCATGCAGCAGCATCCCGAGAGCCAGGTGAAGCTGCATGTACAGAACACTGCGCATATCGTGCATCAGGTTGCGCATTACGAAATTGATCTGGGTCTAATCGAAGGTGACTGCAGCCACCCGGACATCGAGGTGCAAACCTGGGTCGAGGATGAACTGGTGGTGTTCTGCGCGCCGCAACATCCCCTGGCCCAGCGCGGTCAGGCGACCATGGAGCAGTTGACCCATGAAGCATGGATCCTGCGGGAACAGGGCTCCGGGACACGCCTGACCTTTGATCAAGCCATGCGCCATCATCGCAGCGCGCTGAATATCCGCCTGGAGCTGGAGCATACCGAGGCGATCAAGCGGGCGGTGGAGTCGGGATTGGGGATTGGCTGCATTTCGCGCCTGGCGTTACGAGATGCGTTCCGCCGTGGCAGCCTGGTGCCAGTAGAGACGCCGGACCTGGACCTGGCCCGGCAGTTCTACTTTATCTGGCATAAACAGAAGTACCAGACCTCGGCCATGCGCGAGTTCCTCGAACTGTGCCGCGCCTTCACCGCCGGGGTGCAGCGCAGCGACGAGATCGTCCTGCCGAACATCGCCTAG